From a single Patescibacteria group bacterium genomic region:
- a CDS encoding class I tRNA ligase family protein: CPKCKGSAKRETDTMPNWAGSNWYFLRYVDPNNDKQIVDKKKSDYWMPVDWYNGGMEHTTLHLLYSRFIYKFLYDIKVVSQPEPYAKRTSHGVVLAEDGRKMSKSFGNVINPDDIVKEHGADTLRVYEMFMGPFQQAISWNSKGVKGVNRFLNRAWQLTFDCLKNEKSSVSAIKKIHKLNRKIETDMEKMKFNTAIAAFMEFINFGFENKDSIGKDVIERMLLLLAPFAPHITEELWKKIGNKDSIHNKAWPKYDEKLAKEKTITLIIQINGRVRDKIKVEANVSEDKARDLTLNREKVKTRILGKSIKKIIFVPDKLINIVI; this comes from the coding sequence TGTCCAAAATGCAAAGGCAGTGCGAAAAGAGAAACTGATACAATGCCTAACTGGGCTGGTTCTAACTGGTACTTTTTAAGATATGTTGATCCAAATAATGACAAACAAATTGTTGATAAGAAAAAATCAGATTATTGGATGCCAGTTGATTGGTACAATGGCGGAATGGAGCATACCACTCTGCATTTGCTTTACTCAAGATTTATATATAAGTTTCTTTATGATATTAAAGTTGTTTCTCAGCCAGAACCATATGCTAAAAGAACATCACATGGTGTTGTGTTAGCTGAAGATGGAAGAAAAATGTCAAAATCTTTTGGGAATGTAATTAATCCTGATGATATTGTTAAAGAACATGGAGCTGATACTTTAAGGGTTTATGAAATGTTTATGGGTCCTTTCCAGCAGGCAATTTCATGGAATAGTAAAGGGGTTAAAGGTGTTAATAGATTTTTAAACAGAGCATGGCAGTTAACTTTTGATTGCCTTAAGAACGAAAAAAGTTCTGTTAGTGCAATTAAAAAAATTCATAAACTTAACAGAAAAATAGAGACTGACATGGAGAAAATGAAGTTTAATACAGCGATAGCTGCATTTATGGAATTTATTAATTTTGGTTTTGAAAATAAGGATAGCATTGGAAAGGATGTGATTGAAAGAATGCTGCTGCTGCTGGCTCCATTCGCGCCTCATATTACTGAAGAGCTTTGGAAAAAAATTGGCAACAAAGATTCAATTCATAACAAGGCTTGGCCAAAATATGATGAAAAATTAGCAAAAGAAAAAACAATTACCTTAATAATTCAAATTAATGGCAGGGTTCGGGATAAAATTAAAGTAGAAGCTAATGTCTCTGAAGATAAAGCACGCGATTTGACACTAAA